One Electrophorus electricus isolate fEleEle1 chromosome 13, fEleEle1.pri, whole genome shotgun sequence DNA segment encodes these proteins:
- the phyhipla gene encoding phytanoyl-CoA 2-hydroxylase interacting protein-like a isoform X1 — protein sequence MEVPDLGHGITGPLSPREGMVKNVSLESLQLCERDGKAEDSGVVGMELPVPVNIRISHITCDSFKICWDMDPRTKDKITHYFIDLNKKETKSSNKFKHKDVPTKLVAKAVPLPMTVRGHWFLSPRTEYTVAVQTASKQSDGDYAISEWSDIVEFCTADYSSVHLNQLLQKAEVIAGRMLPFTVFYRNQNQEYFEHCRAAQGGRMLPSVKDNSGSHGSPLSGKLEGIFFSCNTEFNTGQPAQDSPYGRYRFQIPAEALFDADTRLYFGDFYCMYTAYHYVILVLAPRGSAGDLYCSERLPELDAASNRFLTRTVGEDGRVEFRHAQDLILELIYTEPVDISRGTVGQISGHQLMSLSTVNAKKDPSCKICNISVGR from the exons ATGGAGGTGCCGGATTTGGGACACGGCATCACGGGCCCGCTGAGCCCGCGCGAGGGCATGGTCAAGAACGTGAGCCTAGAGTCGCTCCAGCTGTGCGAGAGAGACG gtaaggcAGAAGACAGTGGTGTAGTCGGAATGGAGCTTCCAGTGCCGGTGAATATTCGGATCAGCCACATCACTTGTGACTCCTTCAAGATCTGCTGGGACATGGACCCACGCACCAAAGACAAGATCACCCACTACTTCATCGACCTCAACAAGAAAGAGACCAAGAGCTCCAACAAGTTCAAACACAAG GATGTACCCACCAAGCTGGTTGCCAAGGCAGTGCCGTTGCCAATGACCGTGCGAGGCCATTGGTTCCTGAGCCCAAGAACAGAGTACACGGTTGCCGTGCAGACTGCGTCCAAGCAGAGCGATGGGGACTATGCCATATCCGAATGGAGTGACATCGTTGAGTTCTGCACCGCGG ATTACTCCAGCGTGCATCTGAACCAGCTGCTCCAGAAGGCAGAGGTCATCGCTGGACGGATGCTGCCGTTCACAGTGTTCTACCGCAACCAGAACCAGGAGTACTTTGAGCACTGCAG ggCTGCGCAGGGAGGCCGAATGCTCCCCTCGGTGAAGGACAACAGCGGGAGTCACGGCTCTCCGCTGAGTGGGAAGCTGGAGGGCATCTTCTTCAGCTGCAACACGGAGTTCAACACGGGCCAGCCGGCTCAGGACTCGCCCTATGGCCGCTACCGCTTCCAGATCCCGGCTGAGGCGCTGTTCGACGCTGACACGCGCCTCTACTTCGGGGATTTCTACTGCATGTACACGGCATACCACTACGTGATTCTAGTGCTGGCCCCCCGCGGCTCGGCCGGGGATTTGTACTGCAGCGAGCGGCTCCCCGAGCTGGACGCCGCCAGCAACCGCTTCCTAACGCGCACGGTAGGCGAGGATGGGCGCGTGGAGTTCCGCCATGCGCAGGATCTCATCCTGGAGCTGATCTACACGGAGCCCGTGGACATCTCCCGCGGCACCGTCGGCCAGATCAGCGGCCACCAGCTCATGAGCCTTTCCACCGTCAATGCCAAGAAGGACCCCAGCTGCAAGATCTGCAACATCAGCGTCGGCCGCTAA
- the phyhipla gene encoding phytanoyl-CoA 2-hydroxylase interacting protein-like a isoform X2, with protein sequence MELPVPVNIRISHITCDSFKICWDMDPRTKDKITHYFIDLNKKETKSSNKFKHKDVPTKLVAKAVPLPMTVRGHWFLSPRTEYTVAVQTASKQSDGDYAISEWSDIVEFCTADYSSVHLNQLLQKAEVIAGRMLPFTVFYRNQNQEYFEHCRAAQGGRMLPSVKDNSGSHGSPLSGKLEGIFFSCNTEFNTGQPAQDSPYGRYRFQIPAEALFDADTRLYFGDFYCMYTAYHYVILVLAPRGSAGDLYCSERLPELDAASNRFLTRTVGEDGRVEFRHAQDLILELIYTEPVDISRGTVGQISGHQLMSLSTVNAKKDPSCKICNISVGR encoded by the exons ATGGAGCTTCCAGTGCCGGTGAATATTCGGATCAGCCACATCACTTGTGACTCCTTCAAGATCTGCTGGGACATGGACCCACGCACCAAAGACAAGATCACCCACTACTTCATCGACCTCAACAAGAAAGAGACCAAGAGCTCCAACAAGTTCAAACACAAG GATGTACCCACCAAGCTGGTTGCCAAGGCAGTGCCGTTGCCAATGACCGTGCGAGGCCATTGGTTCCTGAGCCCAAGAACAGAGTACACGGTTGCCGTGCAGACTGCGTCCAAGCAGAGCGATGGGGACTATGCCATATCCGAATGGAGTGACATCGTTGAGTTCTGCACCGCGG ATTACTCCAGCGTGCATCTGAACCAGCTGCTCCAGAAGGCAGAGGTCATCGCTGGACGGATGCTGCCGTTCACAGTGTTCTACCGCAACCAGAACCAGGAGTACTTTGAGCACTGCAG ggCTGCGCAGGGAGGCCGAATGCTCCCCTCGGTGAAGGACAACAGCGGGAGTCACGGCTCTCCGCTGAGTGGGAAGCTGGAGGGCATCTTCTTCAGCTGCAACACGGAGTTCAACACGGGCCAGCCGGCTCAGGACTCGCCCTATGGCCGCTACCGCTTCCAGATCCCGGCTGAGGCGCTGTTCGACGCTGACACGCGCCTCTACTTCGGGGATTTCTACTGCATGTACACGGCATACCACTACGTGATTCTAGTGCTGGCCCCCCGCGGCTCGGCCGGGGATTTGTACTGCAGCGAGCGGCTCCCCGAGCTGGACGCCGCCAGCAACCGCTTCCTAACGCGCACGGTAGGCGAGGATGGGCGCGTGGAGTTCCGCCATGCGCAGGATCTCATCCTGGAGCTGATCTACACGGAGCCCGTGGACATCTCCCGCGGCACCGTCGGCCAGATCAGCGGCCACCAGCTCATGAGCCTTTCCACCGTCAATGCCAAGAAGGACCCCAGCTGCAAGATCTGCAACATCAGCGTCGGCCGCTAA
- the LOC113580080 gene encoding protein FAM13A-like: MGSSASVSLCRRPASASVKRSARVQPHPQAPELDLGAVFGVPLQRLKEAGRLRQGVPLVLRSMVEFLEKYGLQQSGVFRLCGSDRRCQTLRVCLDRGECVGLERGDVPTVAALLKLYLRELPCGLIPHTHSKHMQQALMDCKDGTELFTVLKETLSRLPDDNYNILSYLLHFLSRVAAYSQWNHMTSENLATVFGPCIFRVSEGPKMLEEQAMCNILTLHLLEKHTHLIPNTHTHTHVCNTTHKLTSSVHLTTHPLNTPTTHTPNTTRPLSATHTPNTTHTLNTTHIPDTTHILNTTHPLNATHTHTPNTTHTQNTTTPLNTTHTTYNEDSALPPSLADMTPLQREQSCSLFTVCDVSMGRANDMGAHPPTTAGATPLSSRSCLPSQSRLRCSLTVKSTSPSHSNTPCRRSDTSHTHTPRCQSHAQGGNTRSCTSQTCCENRHTQPESDATRTSSCPDPRNDAHSQHGCTTCESSMSPAQKSRQAPTHTGGQGGSGRPAGSGRSRLEKMGESFCEQPRSCPRVPVWKATSASAALSQGLGSEQDSTSFVPSSQSHSTELLVPLQQCHVRNLKQAVKSFENPFQLSHSHEAAHSGKETEPNVVNHITDLSQGWRQLKGTSWGLRSRQCVKGVKRSCGSTSTQQGETKIRVSQPKPALEDTVNVVAQHLNEKRLELHIPEHMQDMSQVQLALEKNTLQKCLLYCESLHGRPKSREERSVMRDLYNRYRLVKQALYTSNTAINATLDRDKQYTAPVNDTHSTNRTEFLRQMKEVRAEKRRLKKILKKYKEIFLSNTSRNLQREDWVTVAAEYEQYKALKARLRLLKSMLGEDARP, from the exons ATGGGCTCGAGCGCCTCGGTGTCACTCTGC CGACGTCCGGCGTCAGCGAGCGTGAAGCGGAGCGCGCGAGTGCAGCCCCACCCGCAGGCTCCAGAGCTGGACCTCGGGGCGGTGTTTGGTGTGCCCCTGCAGAGACTCAAGGAGGCAGGACGGCTGCGGCAAGGTGTTCCCCTGGTGCTCAGGAGCATGGTGGAGTTCTTGGAGAAATATG gtctGCAGCAGAGTGGCGTGTTCAGGTTGTGTGGGTCTGACCGACGCTGTCAGACCCTCCGTGTGTGTTTGGACcggggagagtgtgtgggtctggagAGAGGAGATGTTCCCACGGTTGCTGCACTCCTCAAACTCTACTTGAGAGAACTACCCTGTGGACTTattccacacacgcacagcaaaCACATGCAGCAGGCACTtatgg actgtaaaGACGGAACAGAACTGTTTACGGTACTGAAGGAAACCCTGAGCCGTCTTCCTGATGACAATTACAACATCTTGTCTTATCTTCTGCACTTCCTGTCCCGAGTGGCTGCCTATAGCCAGTGGAATCACATGACCTCCGAGAATTTGGCCACAGTGTTCGGCCCATGCATCTTTCG TGTCTCTGAAGGCCCGAAGATGCTGGAGGAACAGGCCATGTGTAATATCCTTACTCTACATCTGCtggagaagcacacacacctgattccaaacacacacactcacacacacgtctgcaatACTACCCACAAACTCACAAGCAGCGTCCACCTGACCACACACCCCCTTAACACTCCAACCACACATACCCCAAACACCACACGCCCTTTAAGTGCTACACACACCCCGAACACCACCCATACACTGAACACTACACATATTCCAGACACCACGCATAtcctaaacaccacacaccccttAAATGCTACACAC acacacactccaaatacCACACATacccaaaacaccaccacccccctaaacactacacacactacatacaatGAGGACTCAGCACTGCCCCCCTCTCTCGCTGACATGACACCACTGCAGAGG GAGCAGTCTTGTAgtttatttactgtgtgtgatgtcagcATGGGTAGGGCCAATGATATGGGGGCCCACCCACCCACGACAGCAGGGGCAACCCCACTATCCAGCAG atccTGTCTACCCAGTCAGTCCCGCCTCAGGTGCTCACTCACGGTAAAGAGCACG agcCCCTCCCATTCAAACACCCCATGCAGACGATCAGacaccagccacacacacacaccacgctgCCAATCGCACGCCCAGGGTGGCAACACACGCTCGTGCACCAGCCAGACATGCTgtgagaacagacacacacagcctgagtCAGACGCCACGAGGACCAGCTCATGCCCTGATCCTAGGAACGACGCGCACTCTCAACACGGCTGCACAACATGTGAGAGCAGCATGTCGCCGGCGCAGAAGAGCCGGCAGGCACCCACTCATACTGGAGGTCAGGGTGGCTCGGGAAGACCGGCTGGCTCGGGGAGAAGCCGGTTAGAGAAGATGGGCGAGTCCTTCTGTGAACAGCCCAGGTCCTGCCCCAGGG TTCCTGTGTGGAAGGCCACCAGTGCCAGTGCAGCCCTGAGCCAGGGTTTGGGCAGTGAGCAAGACTCCACCTCTTTTGTGCCATCCAGCCAATCACACTCCAC tgagcTGCTGGTCCCTCTGCAACAATGCCATGTTCGCAACCTCAAACAAGCAGTCAAGAGCTTTGAGAATCCCTTCCAGCTCAGCCACAGTCatgag GCTGCTCACAGTGGTAAAGAGACAGAACCTAATGTGGTGAATCACATCACAGACCTCAGCCAAGGATGGAGGCAGCTCAAAGGTACCAGCTGGG ggTTAAGATCAAGACAGTGTGTGAAGGGAGTGAAGAGATCATGTGGTTCCACTTCCACCCAGCAAGGGGAGACAAAGATCAGAGTGTCTCAGCCCAAACCAGCACTGGAAGACACAGTGAACGTGGTAGCGCAGCACCTTAACGAAAAACGACTGGAACTACACATACCAGAGCACATgcag gacatgTCTCAGGTCCAGCTGGCTCTGGAGAAGAACACACTGCAGAAGTGTCTACTCTACTGTGAGAGTCTTCACGGCAGGCCG AAgtccagagaggagaggagtgtgatgAGAGACCTCTATAACCGCTATCGTTTGGTGAAGCAGGCGTTGTATACCTCAAACACAGCGATCAACGCCACC CTGGACAGGGACAAACAGTATACAGCTCCTGTAAATGATACACATTCCACCAACAG GACAGAGTTCCTTAGGCAGATGAAAGAGGTGCGAGCAGAGAAGAGACGACTGAAGAAAATTCTGAAAAAATACAAGGAGATATTTCTCTCAAACacgagcag GAACCTACAGAGGGAGGACTGGGTAACCGTGGCGGCGGAATATGAGCAGTACAAAGCCCTGAAGGCCAGACTGAGGCTGCTGAAAAGCATGCTGGGTGAAGACGCACGGCCCTGA